AAAATCTAACATTACATCAACTGAGGCACTCTAATGAGCTTCCTCATGCTCTTCTCCACCATGCCCTTCTAGTGCCTCATGAATGTATGCTCCGGCTAGGGTAGCAAAAACCAGGGCTTGAATGGCGCTGGTAAACAACCCTAAAGCCATGACAGGCAGAGGTACAAACAAAGGCACCAGGAGAACTAGCACCCCTACTACTAACTCATCCGCTAATATATTTCCAAATAAACGGAAGCTTAGGGAGAGGGGCTTTGTGAAATCTTCCAGAATTGCGATCGGCAACAGGACAGGTGTTGGCTCTATATATTTCTTAAAGTAGCCCAGACCCTTCTTGCTAAATCCGGCGTAAAAGTACGCCAAAGAAGTCAGCAATGCCAATGCTACTGTCGTATTGATGTCATTGGTTGGTGCTGCTAATTCCCCCTCAGGTAGCTTGATCAGCTTCCAGGGTATTAAAGCTCCAGACCAGTTCGATACGAAAATAAACAAAAACAATGTCCCAATAAACGGCACCCAGGGACGGTACTCTTTCTCACCGAGTTGGTTTTTCGCGAGATCCCGAATAAATTCTAGGGCATATTCCATCAAATTTTGGATGCCCCCAGGAACTTTCTGGATATTCCGCGTCGCAGCTAATGAAGCTACTACTAGAATACCAATCACGAACCATGAAGTGAGAAAAACTTGCCCGTGGATTTTGAGATTGCCTAATTGCCAGTAGAAATGTTTACCTACTTCCAATTCGGCGAGGGGAAAAGAATTAAAGGCGTTTAAGACACTCAGCATTTGCATTCTTCAAGATTTTTCCCCAAAAAGCGAGTAGGG
The Gloeotrichia echinulata CP02 DNA segment above includes these coding regions:
- the atpB gene encoding F0F1 ATP synthase subunit A, producing MQMLSVLNAFNSFPLAELEVGKHFYWQLGNLKIHGQVFLTSWFVIGILVVASLAATRNIQKVPGGIQNLMEYALEFIRDLAKNQLGEKEYRPWVPFIGTLFLFIFVSNWSGALIPWKLIKLPEGELAAPTNDINTTVALALLTSLAYFYAGFSKKGLGYFKKYIEPTPVLLPIAILEDFTKPLSLSFRLFGNILADELVVGVLVLLVPLFVPLPVMALGLFTSAIQALVFATLAGAYIHEALEGHGGEEHEEAH